Proteins encoded in a region of the Balaenoptera ricei isolate mBalRic1 chromosome 19, mBalRic1.hap2, whole genome shotgun sequence genome:
- the SNX20 gene encoding sorting nexin-20, protein MASPKHARSPGWTRPISQCMAGTKPKASAPGPDLPRPGPEEHLDAHGSQSSNSSMTTRELQEYWRTQKRCWKHVKLLFEIASARIEEARVSRFVMYQIVVIQTGSFDSNKAILERRYSDFEMLQKKLLKTFREEIEDVVFPKKHLMGNFTPEMISERKLALKEYLSLLYAIRCVRRSREFIDFLTRPELKEAFGCLRAGQYTKALDILVRTVPLQEKLASHCPAMVVPSLCAMLVCHRDLERPAEAFAAGERALQCLQAREGHRYYAPLLDAMARLAYALGKDFVSLQKRLEENQLRKPASRGFTLKELTVQEYLY, encoded by the exons ATGGCAAGTCCCAAGCACGCCAGGAGCCCTGGATGGACAAGACCCATATCCCAGTGCATGGCAGGGACCAAGCCGAAAGCATCAGCCCCTGGCCCAGACCTCCCACGTCCAGGACCTGAAGAGCACTTAG ATGCCCACGGCAGCCAGAGCTCCAACTCCAGCATGACCACGCGGGAGCTGCAGGAGTACTGGCGGACCCAGAAACGCTGCTGGAAGCACGTCAAACTGCTCTTCGAGATCGCTTCCGCCCGCATCGAGGAGGCGAGAGTCTCCAGGTTTGTG ATGTACCAAATCGTCGTCATCCAGACGGGGAGTTTTGACAGCAACAAAGCCATCCTGGAACGGCGTTATTCAGACTTCGAGATGCTCCAGAAGAAACTCCTAAAGACCTTCCGGGAAGAGATCGAAGATGTCGTCTTCCCCAAAAAGCACCTGATGGGGAACTTCACCCCGGAGATGATCTCCGAGCGCAAGCTGGCCCTCAAAGAGTACCTAAGCCTGCTCTACGCCATCCGCTGCGTGCGCCGCTCGCGCGAGTTCATCGATTTCCTCACGCGGCCCGAGCTGAAGGAGGCCTTCGGCTGCCTGCGCGCGGGGCAGTACACCAAGGCCCTGGACATCCTGgtgcgcaccgtgccgctacaGGAGAAGCTGGCGTCCCACTGCCCCGCGATGGTGGTGCCATCCCTGTGCGCCATGCTGGTGTGCCACCGCGACCTGGAGCGCCCCGCCGAGGCCTTCGCCGCCGGGGAGAGGGCTCTGCAGTGCCTGCAGGCCCGAGAGGGCCACCGTTACTACGCCCCGCTGCTGGACGCCATGGCCCGCCTGGCCTACGCGCTGGGCAAGGACTTTGTGTCCCTGCAGAAGAGACTGGAGGAGAACCAGCTCCGGAAGCCCGCCTCCCGGGGCTTCACCCTGAAGGAACTCACCGTCCAAGAGTATCTGTACTGA